A section of the Capra hircus breed San Clemente chromosome 23, ASM170441v1, whole genome shotgun sequence genome encodes:
- the IP6K3 gene encoding inositol hexakisphosphate kinase 3 isoform X1: MVVQDSVDAPGVPLEPFLHQVGGHLSVMKYDEHTVCKPLISQEQRFYESLPLAMKRFTPQYKGTITVHLRKDSRGRLSLVANPLTENRGPFTVSTESAAVAIWQTLQQTTGGGALPLAQWQHPQRAHSLKESPATALLRSELRLKAQVPSLVEDANGNPTEKGSFNPWGLHCHRAHLTRLCAEYPENKRHRFLLLENVVSQYKHPCILDLKMGTRQHGDDASEEKKARHMRKCAQSTSARLGMRLCGMQVYQTDKKHFLCKDKYYGRKLSVEGFRQALYQFLHDGTRFRMELLEPIQHQLQALLLVIRSQSSYRFYSSSLLIIYDGQETPQTPHGTNVIKVDVRMIDFAHTTYKGSWNEHTTYDGPDPGYIFGLENLIQILQGIHKGQ; the protein is encoded by the exons ATGGTGGTGCAGGACAGCGTGGACGCCCCCGGCGTGCCGCTGGAGCCCTTCCTGCACCAGGTCGGGGGGCACCTGAGCGTGATGAAGTATGATGAGCACACGGTGTGCAAGCCCCTCATCTCCCAGGAACAGAGGTTCTACGAGTCCCTGCCACTGGCCATGAAGCGCTTCACCCCGCAGTACAAAG GCACCATCACCGTGCACCTCCGGAAGGACAGCCGCGGCCGTCTCAGCCTGGTTGCCAACCCCCTGACTGAGAACCGGGGGCCCTTCACGGTCTCCACGGAGTCGGCAGCGGTGGCCATATGGCAGACCCTCCAGCAGACCACTGGCGGTGGCGCCCTCCCCCTCGCCCAGTGGCAGCACCCCCAGCGGGCCCACTCGCTCAAGGAGAG CCCGGCCACTGCGCTCCTGAGGTCCGAGCTCCGCCTCAAGGCCCAAGTCCCCTCACTGGTGGAAGACGCGAATGGGAACCCGACGGAGAAGGGAAGCTTTAACCCATGGGGCCTCCACTGCCACCGCGCCCACCTGACTCGCCTGTGTGCCGAGTACCCGGAGAACAAGCGGCACC GGTTCCTGTTGCTGGAAAACGTCGTGTCACAGTACAAGCATCCCTGCATCTTAGACCTGAAGATGGGGACCCGGCAGCACGGGGACGATGCCTCGGAGGAGAAGAAGGCCCGCCACATGCGGAAGTGCGCGCAGAGCACCTCGGCCCGTCTGGGCATGCGCCTCTGTGGCATGCAG GTTTATCAAACCGATAAGAAGCACTTTCTCTGCAAAGACAAGTACTATGGAAGAAAGCTCTCAGTGGAGGGCTTCAGGCAAGCGCTTTACCAGTTCCTGCATGATGGGACCCGCTTCCGGATGGAGCTGCTGGAGCCCATCCAGCACCAGCTCCAGGCCCTCCTCTTGGTCATTAGGAGCCAGAGTTCATACCGGTTCTACTCTAGCTCTCTTCTCATCATCTATGATGGGCAGGAGACTCCACAGACGCCCCACGGCACCAATGTCATCAAAGTCGACGTCCGGATGATCGACTTTGCTCATACAACATACAAAGGCTCCTGGAATGAACACACCACCTATGATGGACCAGATCCGGGCTATATCTTTGGCCTGGAAAACCTCATCCAGATCCTGCAAGGTATTCATAAGGGACAATGA
- the IP6K3 gene encoding inositol hexakisphosphate kinase 3 isoform X2 — protein MVVQDSVDAPGVPLEPFLHQVGGHLSVMKYDEHTVCKPLISQEQRFYESLPLAMKRFTPQYKGTITVHLRKDSRGRLSLVANPLTENRGPFTVSTESAAVAIWQTLQQTTGGGALPLAQWQHPQRAHSLKESPATALLRSELRLKAQVPSLVEDANGNPTEKGSFNPWGLHCHRAHLTRLCAEYPENKRHRFLLLENVVSQYKHPCILDLKMGTRQHGDDASEEKKARHMRKCAQSTSARLGMRLCGMQVYQTDKKHFLCKDKYYGRKLSVEGFRQALYQFLHDGTRFRMELLEPIQHQLQALLLVIRSQSSYRFYSSSLLIIYDGQETPQTPHGTNVIKVDVRMIDFAHTTYKGSWNEHTTYDGPDPGYIFGLENLIQILQGYTNSC, from the exons ATGGTGGTGCAGGACAGCGTGGACGCCCCCGGCGTGCCGCTGGAGCCCTTCCTGCACCAGGTCGGGGGGCACCTGAGCGTGATGAAGTATGATGAGCACACGGTGTGCAAGCCCCTCATCTCCCAGGAACAGAGGTTCTACGAGTCCCTGCCACTGGCCATGAAGCGCTTCACCCCGCAGTACAAAG GCACCATCACCGTGCACCTCCGGAAGGACAGCCGCGGCCGTCTCAGCCTGGTTGCCAACCCCCTGACTGAGAACCGGGGGCCCTTCACGGTCTCCACGGAGTCGGCAGCGGTGGCCATATGGCAGACCCTCCAGCAGACCACTGGCGGTGGCGCCCTCCCCCTCGCCCAGTGGCAGCACCCCCAGCGGGCCCACTCGCTCAAGGAGAG CCCGGCCACTGCGCTCCTGAGGTCCGAGCTCCGCCTCAAGGCCCAAGTCCCCTCACTGGTGGAAGACGCGAATGGGAACCCGACGGAGAAGGGAAGCTTTAACCCATGGGGCCTCCACTGCCACCGCGCCCACCTGACTCGCCTGTGTGCCGAGTACCCGGAGAACAAGCGGCACC GGTTCCTGTTGCTGGAAAACGTCGTGTCACAGTACAAGCATCCCTGCATCTTAGACCTGAAGATGGGGACCCGGCAGCACGGGGACGATGCCTCGGAGGAGAAGAAGGCCCGCCACATGCGGAAGTGCGCGCAGAGCACCTCGGCCCGTCTGGGCATGCGCCTCTGTGGCATGCAG GTTTATCAAACCGATAAGAAGCACTTTCTCTGCAAAGACAAGTACTATGGAAGAAAGCTCTCAGTGGAGGGCTTCAGGCAAGCGCTTTACCAGTTCCTGCATGATGGGACCCGCTTCCGGATGGAGCTGCTGGAGCCCATCCAGCACCAGCTCCAGGCCCTCCTCTTGGTCATTAGGAGCCAGAGTTCATACCGGTTCTACTCTAGCTCTCTTCTCATCATCTATGATGGGCAGGAGACTCCACAGACGCCCCACGGCACCAATGTCATCAAAGTCGACGTCCGGATGATCGACTTTGCTCATACAACATACAAAGGCTCCTGGAATGAACACACCACCTATGATGGACCAGATCCGGGCTATATCTTTGGCCTGGAAAACCTCATCCAGATCCTGCAAG GCTATACTAACAGCTGCTAA